One genomic segment of Macaca fascicularis isolate 582-1 chromosome 19, T2T-MFA8v1.1 includes these proteins:
- the USF2 gene encoding upstream stimulatory factor 2 isoform X3, which produces MDMLDPGLDPAASATAAAAASHDKGPEAEEGVELQEGGDGPGAEEQTAVAITSVQQAAFGDHNIQYQFRTETNGGQVTYRVVQVTDGQLDGQGDTTGAVSVVSTAAFAGGQQAVTQVGVDGAAQRPGPAAASVPPGPAAPFPLAVIQNPFSNGGSPAAEAVSGEARFAYFPASSVGDTTAVSVQTTDQSLQAGGQFYVMMTPQDVLQTGTQRTIAPRTHPYSPKIDGTRTPRDERRRAQHNEVERRRRDKINNWIVQLSKIIPDCNADNSKTGASKGGILSKACDYIRELRQTNQRMQETFKEAERLQMDNELLRQQIEELKNENALLRAQLQQHNLEMVGESTRQ; this is translated from the exons atGGACATGCTGGACCCGGGTCTGGATCCCGCTGCCTCGGCTACCGCTGCTGCCGCCGCCAG CCACGACAAGGGACCCGAGGCGGAGGAGGGTGTCGAGCTGCAGGAAG GCGGGGACGGCCCAGGAGCGGAGGAGCAGACAGCGGTGGCCATCACCAGCGTCCAGCAGGCGGCGTTCGGCGACCACAACATCCAGTACCAGTTCCGCACAGAGACAAATGGAGGACAG GTGACATACCGCGTAGTCCAGGTGACTGATGGTCAGCTGGACGGCCAGGGCGACACGACTGGCGCCGTCAGCGTCGTGTCCACCGCTGCCTTCGCGGGGGGGCAGCAGGCTGTGACCCAGGTGGGTGTGGACGGGGCAGCCCAGCGCCCGGGCCCCGCCGCTGCCTCTGTGCCCCCAGGTCCTGCAGCGCCCTTCCCGCTG GCTGTGATCCAAAATCCCTTCAGCAATGGTGGCAGCCCTGCGGCCGAGGCTGTCAGCGGGGAGGCACGATTTGCCTATTTCCCAGCGTCCAGTGTGGGAGATACTACGGCTGTGTCCGTACAGACCACAGACCAGAGCTTGCAGGCTGGAG GCCAGTTCTACGTCATGATGACGCCCCAGGATGTGCTTCAGACAGGAACACAGAGGACGATCGCCCCCCGGACACACCCCTACTCTCC aAAAATTGATGGAACCAGAACACCCCGAGATGAGAGGAGAAGAGCCCAGCACAATGAAG TGGAGCGGAGGCGAAGGGACAAGATCAACAACTGGATCGTCCAGCTTTCGAAAATCATTCCAGACTGTAATGCAGACAACAGCAAGACGGGAGCG AGTAAAGGAGGGATCCTGTCCAAGGCCTGCGATTACATCCGGGAGTTGCGCCAGACCAACCAGCGCATGCAAGAGACTTTCAAAGAGGCCGAGCGGCTGCAGATGGACAACGAGCTCCTGAGGCAGCAG ATCGAGGAGCTGAAGAATGAGAACGCCCTGCTTCGAGCCCAGCTGCAGCAGCACAACCTGGAGATGGTGGGCGAGAGCACCCGGCAGTGA
- the USF2 gene encoding upstream stimulatory factor 2 isoform X5 encodes MDMLDPGLDPAASATAAAAASHDKGPEAEEGVELQEGGDGPGAEEQTAVAITSVQQAAFGDHNIQYQFRTETNGGQAVIQNPFSNGGSPAAEAVSGEARFAYFPASSVGDTTAVSVQTTDQSLQAGGQFYVMMTPQDVLQTGTQRTIAPRTHPYSPKIDGTRTPRDERRRAQHNEEWRSCYAAQARLELLASGSPPALATGLSCHAQSCWCFIRSSPSSVGLRCMMCEAQRQAWKLLWSGGEGTRSTTGSSSFRKSFQTVMQTTARRERVKEGSCPRPAITSGSCARPTSACKRLSKRPSGCRWTTSS; translated from the exons atGGACATGCTGGACCCGGGTCTGGATCCCGCTGCCTCGGCTACCGCTGCTGCCGCCGCCAG CCACGACAAGGGACCCGAGGCGGAGGAGGGTGTCGAGCTGCAGGAAG GCGGGGACGGCCCAGGAGCGGAGGAGCAGACAGCGGTGGCCATCACCAGCGTCCAGCAGGCGGCGTTCGGCGACCACAACATCCAGTACCAGTTCCGCACAGAGACAAATGGAGGACAG GCTGTGATCCAAAATCCCTTCAGCAATGGTGGCAGCCCTGCGGCCGAGGCTGTCAGCGGGGAGGCACGATTTGCCTATTTCCCAGCGTCCAGTGTGGGAGATACTACGGCTGTGTCCGTACAGACCACAGACCAGAGCTTGCAGGCTGGAG GCCAGTTCTACGTCATGATGACGCCCCAGGATGTGCTTCAGACAGGAACACAGAGGACGATCGCCCCCCGGACACACCCCTACTCTCC aAAAATTGATGGAACCAGAACACCCCGAGATGAGAGGAGAAGAGCCCAGCACAATGAAG agtggaggtcttgctatgctgcccaggctcgtcttgaacttctggcctcaggcagtcctccagccttggctacaGGCCTGAGCTGCCACGCCCAGTCTTGCTGGTGTTTCATAAGGTCCAGCCCCTCTTCCGTCGGCCTCAGGTGTATGATGTGTGAGGCCCAGCGACAGGCTTGGAAGCTCTTG TGGAGCGGAGGCGAAGGGACAAGATCAACAACTGGATCGTCCAGCTTTCGAAAATCATTCCAGACTGTAATGCAGACAACAGCAAGACGGGAGCG AGTAAAGGAGGGATCCTGTCCAAGGCCTGCGATTACATCCGGGAGTTGCGCCAGACCAACCAGCGCATGCAAGAGACTTTCAAAGAGGCCGAGCGGCTGCAGATGGACAACGAGCTCCTGA
- the USF2 gene encoding upstream stimulatory factor 2 isoform X2 translates to MDMLDPGLDPAASATAAAAASHDKGPEAEEGVELQEGGDGPGAEEQTAVAITSVQQAAFGDHNIQYQFRTETNGGQVTYRVVQVTDGQLDGQGDTTGAVSVVSTAAFAGGQQAVTQVGVDGAAQRPGPAAASVPPGPAAPFPLAVIQNPFSNGGSPAAEAVSGEARFAYFPASSVGDTTAVSVQTTDQSLQAGGQFYVMMTPQDVLQTGTQRTIAPRTHPYSPKIDGTRTPRDERRRAQHNEVERRRRDKINNWIVQLSKIIPDCNADNSKTGASKGGILSKACDYIRELRQTNQRMQETFKEAERLQMDNELLRQQVGAGPGAGRGPGAPHARRWPSAPLSSVVSARSRS, encoded by the exons atGGACATGCTGGACCCGGGTCTGGATCCCGCTGCCTCGGCTACCGCTGCTGCCGCCGCCAG CCACGACAAGGGACCCGAGGCGGAGGAGGGTGTCGAGCTGCAGGAAG GCGGGGACGGCCCAGGAGCGGAGGAGCAGACAGCGGTGGCCATCACCAGCGTCCAGCAGGCGGCGTTCGGCGACCACAACATCCAGTACCAGTTCCGCACAGAGACAAATGGAGGACAG GTGACATACCGCGTAGTCCAGGTGACTGATGGTCAGCTGGACGGCCAGGGCGACACGACTGGCGCCGTCAGCGTCGTGTCCACCGCTGCCTTCGCGGGGGGGCAGCAGGCTGTGACCCAGGTGGGTGTGGACGGGGCAGCCCAGCGCCCGGGCCCCGCCGCTGCCTCTGTGCCCCCAGGTCCTGCAGCGCCCTTCCCGCTG GCTGTGATCCAAAATCCCTTCAGCAATGGTGGCAGCCCTGCGGCCGAGGCTGTCAGCGGGGAGGCACGATTTGCCTATTTCCCAGCGTCCAGTGTGGGAGATACTACGGCTGTGTCCGTACAGACCACAGACCAGAGCTTGCAGGCTGGAG GCCAGTTCTACGTCATGATGACGCCCCAGGATGTGCTTCAGACAGGAACACAGAGGACGATCGCCCCCCGGACACACCCCTACTCTCC aAAAATTGATGGAACCAGAACACCCCGAGATGAGAGGAGAAGAGCCCAGCACAATGAAG TGGAGCGGAGGCGAAGGGACAAGATCAACAACTGGATCGTCCAGCTTTCGAAAATCATTCCAGACTGTAATGCAGACAACAGCAAGACGGGAGCG AGTAAAGGAGGGATCCTGTCCAAGGCCTGCGATTACATCCGGGAGTTGCGCCAGACCAACCAGCGCATGCAAGAGACTTTCAAAGAGGCCGAGCGGCTGCAGATGGACAACGAGCTCCTGAGGCAGCAGGTGGGTGCAGGGCCTGGAGCGGGTCGGGGCCCAGGAGCCCCACATGCAAGGCGCTGGCCCTCAGCTCCCTTGTCCTCCGTCGTGTCCGCCAGATCGAGGAGCTGA
- the USF2 gene encoding upstream stimulatory factor 2 isoform X6: MDMLDPGLDPAASATAAAAASHDKGPEAEEGVELQEGGDGPGAEEQTAVAITSVQQAAFGDHNIQYQFRTETNGGQAVIQNPFSNGGSPAAEAVSGEARFAYFPASSVGDTTAVSVQTTDQSLQAGGQFYVMMTPQDVLQTGTQRTIAPRTHPYSPKIDGTRTPRDERRRAQHNEVERRRRDKINNWIVQLSKIIPDCNADNSKTGASKGGILSKACDYIRELRQTNQRMQETFKEAERLQMDNELLRQQIEELKNENALLRAQLQQHNLEMVGESTRQ, encoded by the exons atGGACATGCTGGACCCGGGTCTGGATCCCGCTGCCTCGGCTACCGCTGCTGCCGCCGCCAG CCACGACAAGGGACCCGAGGCGGAGGAGGGTGTCGAGCTGCAGGAAG GCGGGGACGGCCCAGGAGCGGAGGAGCAGACAGCGGTGGCCATCACCAGCGTCCAGCAGGCGGCGTTCGGCGACCACAACATCCAGTACCAGTTCCGCACAGAGACAAATGGAGGACAG GCTGTGATCCAAAATCCCTTCAGCAATGGTGGCAGCCCTGCGGCCGAGGCTGTCAGCGGGGAGGCACGATTTGCCTATTTCCCAGCGTCCAGTGTGGGAGATACTACGGCTGTGTCCGTACAGACCACAGACCAGAGCTTGCAGGCTGGAG GCCAGTTCTACGTCATGATGACGCCCCAGGATGTGCTTCAGACAGGAACACAGAGGACGATCGCCCCCCGGACACACCCCTACTCTCC aAAAATTGATGGAACCAGAACACCCCGAGATGAGAGGAGAAGAGCCCAGCACAATGAAG TGGAGCGGAGGCGAAGGGACAAGATCAACAACTGGATCGTCCAGCTTTCGAAAATCATTCCAGACTGTAATGCAGACAACAGCAAGACGGGAGCG AGTAAAGGAGGGATCCTGTCCAAGGCCTGCGATTACATCCGGGAGTTGCGCCAGACCAACCAGCGCATGCAAGAGACTTTCAAAGAGGCCGAGCGGCTGCAGATGGACAACGAGCTCCTGAGGCAGCAG ATCGAGGAGCTGAAGAATGAGAACGCCCTGCTTCGAGCCCAGCTGCAGCAGCACAACCTGGAGATGGTGGGCGAGAGCACCCGGCAGTGA
- the USF2 gene encoding upstream stimulatory factor 2 isoform X4 — protein MDMLDPGLDPAASATAAAAASHDKGPEAEEGVELQEGGDGPGAEEQTAVAITSVQQAAFGDHNIQYQFRTETNGGQVTYRVVQVTDGQLDGQGDTTGAVSVVSTAAFAGGQQAVTQVGVDGAAQRPGPAAASVPPGPAAPFPLAVIQNPFSNGGSPAAEAVSGEARFAYFPASSVGDTTAVSVQTTDQSLQAGGQFYVMMTPQDVLQTGTQRTIAPRTHPYSPKIDGTRTPRDERRRAQHNEEWRSCYAAQARLELLASGSPPALATGLSCHAQSCWCFIRSSPSSVGLRCMMCEAQRQAWKLLSSKSYPCHNCPSQKLKTRAAFSPALFFPYGHKPQVSVLW, from the exons atGGACATGCTGGACCCGGGTCTGGATCCCGCTGCCTCGGCTACCGCTGCTGCCGCCGCCAG CCACGACAAGGGACCCGAGGCGGAGGAGGGTGTCGAGCTGCAGGAAG GCGGGGACGGCCCAGGAGCGGAGGAGCAGACAGCGGTGGCCATCACCAGCGTCCAGCAGGCGGCGTTCGGCGACCACAACATCCAGTACCAGTTCCGCACAGAGACAAATGGAGGACAG GTGACATACCGCGTAGTCCAGGTGACTGATGGTCAGCTGGACGGCCAGGGCGACACGACTGGCGCCGTCAGCGTCGTGTCCACCGCTGCCTTCGCGGGGGGGCAGCAGGCTGTGACCCAGGTGGGTGTGGACGGGGCAGCCCAGCGCCCGGGCCCCGCCGCTGCCTCTGTGCCCCCAGGTCCTGCAGCGCCCTTCCCGCTG GCTGTGATCCAAAATCCCTTCAGCAATGGTGGCAGCCCTGCGGCCGAGGCTGTCAGCGGGGAGGCACGATTTGCCTATTTCCCAGCGTCCAGTGTGGGAGATACTACGGCTGTGTCCGTACAGACCACAGACCAGAGCTTGCAGGCTGGAG GCCAGTTCTACGTCATGATGACGCCCCAGGATGTGCTTCAGACAGGAACACAGAGGACGATCGCCCCCCGGACACACCCCTACTCTCC aAAAATTGATGGAACCAGAACACCCCGAGATGAGAGGAGAAGAGCCCAGCACAATGAAG agtggaggtcttgctatgctgcccaggctcgtcttgaacttctggcctcaggcagtcctccagccttggctacaGGCCTGAGCTGCCACGCCCAGTCTTGCTGGTGTTTCATAAGGTCCAGCCCCTCTTCCGTCGGCCTCAGGTGTATGATGTGTGAGGCCCAGCGACAGGCTTGGAAGCTCTTG AGCAGCAAAAGCTACCCCTGTCACAACTGCCCAAGCCAGAAACTTAAGACCAGAGCCGCTTTCAGCCCTGCCCTCTTCTTCCCTTATGGCCACAAACCCCAAGTTTCTGTTCTATGGTGA
- the USF2 gene encoding upstream stimulatory factor 2 isoform X1: protein MDMLDPGLDPAASATAAAAASHDKGPEAEEGVELQEGGDGPGAEEQTAVAITSVQQAAFGDHNIQYQFRTETNGGQVTYRVVQVTDGQLDGQGDTTGAVSVVSTAAFAGGQQAVTQVGVDGAAQRPGPAAASVPPGPAAPFPLAVIQNPFSNGGSPAAEAVSGEARFAYFPASSVGDTTAVSVQTTDQSLQAGGQFYVMMTPQDVLQTGTQRTIAPRTHPYSPKIDGTRTPRDERRRAQHNEEWRSCYAAQARLELLASGSPPALATGLSCHAQSCWCFIRSSPSSVGLRCMMCEAQRQAWKLLWSGGEGTRSTTGSSSFRKSFQTVMQTTARRERVKEGSCPRPAITSGSCARPTSACKRLSKRPSGCRWTTSS from the exons atGGACATGCTGGACCCGGGTCTGGATCCCGCTGCCTCGGCTACCGCTGCTGCCGCCGCCAG CCACGACAAGGGACCCGAGGCGGAGGAGGGTGTCGAGCTGCAGGAAG GCGGGGACGGCCCAGGAGCGGAGGAGCAGACAGCGGTGGCCATCACCAGCGTCCAGCAGGCGGCGTTCGGCGACCACAACATCCAGTACCAGTTCCGCACAGAGACAAATGGAGGACAG GTGACATACCGCGTAGTCCAGGTGACTGATGGTCAGCTGGACGGCCAGGGCGACACGACTGGCGCCGTCAGCGTCGTGTCCACCGCTGCCTTCGCGGGGGGGCAGCAGGCTGTGACCCAGGTGGGTGTGGACGGGGCAGCCCAGCGCCCGGGCCCCGCCGCTGCCTCTGTGCCCCCAGGTCCTGCAGCGCCCTTCCCGCTG GCTGTGATCCAAAATCCCTTCAGCAATGGTGGCAGCCCTGCGGCCGAGGCTGTCAGCGGGGAGGCACGATTTGCCTATTTCCCAGCGTCCAGTGTGGGAGATACTACGGCTGTGTCCGTACAGACCACAGACCAGAGCTTGCAGGCTGGAG GCCAGTTCTACGTCATGATGACGCCCCAGGATGTGCTTCAGACAGGAACACAGAGGACGATCGCCCCCCGGACACACCCCTACTCTCC aAAAATTGATGGAACCAGAACACCCCGAGATGAGAGGAGAAGAGCCCAGCACAATGAAG agtggaggtcttgctatgctgcccaggctcgtcttgaacttctggcctcaggcagtcctccagccttggctacaGGCCTGAGCTGCCACGCCCAGTCTTGCTGGTGTTTCATAAGGTCCAGCCCCTCTTCCGTCGGCCTCAGGTGTATGATGTGTGAGGCCCAGCGACAGGCTTGGAAGCTCTTG TGGAGCGGAGGCGAAGGGACAAGATCAACAACTGGATCGTCCAGCTTTCGAAAATCATTCCAGACTGTAATGCAGACAACAGCAAGACGGGAGCG AGTAAAGGAGGGATCCTGTCCAAGGCCTGCGATTACATCCGGGAGTTGCGCCAGACCAACCAGCGCATGCAAGAGACTTTCAAAGAGGCCGAGCGGCTGCAGATGGACAACGAGCTCCTGA